One genomic window of Eriocheir sinensis breed Jianghai 21 chromosome 57, ASM2467909v1, whole genome shotgun sequence includes the following:
- the LOC126984824 gene encoding myb-related transcription factor, partner of profilin-like has product MAAPSAKKRRPNFSNEELLVLIREVTDRKTMLLGKLDSTRVTREGKNMAWLAVLEAVNAVGVTRRTEDEVKKKFRDFRSFVKKKVADARQEMLRTGGGPTADTKLSAAEEAMAALISEVAIAGHADVPDSEEVPGGSMFSEVQEDYVIMEHDYFLPQMSPERLLGITAPSSPDPSTFEPTSGTQTDATAPSHPEPSSSRLTLERLTGAAAPSSPGPSTTRPRVDPHGRFPKRKTDPLAPEMLQVQGEIKVGVEKCANSLEKISVSMNSMAQSFQDFVEFYRARNSM; this is encoded by the exons ATGGCAGCCCCTTCAGCCAAGAAACGCCGCCCTAACTTTTCCAACGAAGAACTTCTAGTCCTTATTAGGGAggtgacagacagaaaaacaatgTTGCTGGGTAAGCTGGACTCAACACGTGTCacgagggaggggaagaacaTGGCGTGGCTGGCTGTGCTGGAGGCTGTCAACGCTGTTGGCGTCACCAGAAGAACTGAGGACGAGGTGAAGAAGAAGTTTCGTGATTTCCGCTCATTCGTAAAGAAGAAGGTTGCTGATGCAAGACAGGAAATGCTGAGAACAG gaGGAGGACCAACCGCAGACACCAAATTGAGCGCTGCTGAGGAAGCAATGGCTGCATTAATCAGCGAGGTTGCCATTGCTGGACATGCTGATGTCCCTGACTCTGAAGAAGTTCCAG GAGGCTCAATGTTTTCTGAAGTTCAAGAGGATTATGTAATCATGGAGCATGATTACTTCCTGCCTCAAATGTCCCCAGAAAGGCTGCTGGGTATTACAGCACCCAGCAGCCCAGACCCTTCCACTTTTGAGCCTACTTCAGGAACGCAAACAGATGCTACAGCACCAAGCCACCCAGAGCCTTCCAGTTCTAGGCTCACTTTGGAAAGACTGACCGGTGCTGCAGCACCTAGCAGCCCAGGCCCTTCCACTACCAGGCCCAGGGTGGATCCACATGGGAGGTTTCCCAAAAGAAAGACAGACCCTTTGGCACCAGAAATGCTGCAAGTTCAAGGAGAAATAAAGGTTGGTGTTGAAAAGTGTGCTAATTCACTTGAAAAAATATCAGTTTCAATGAATTCCATGGCTCAAAGTTTTCAGGACTTTGTTGAGTTCTACAGGGCACGGAATTCAATGTAA
- the LOC126984352 gene encoding DNA polymerase epsilon subunit 2-like — MWSSPRVEFLLGASCRQKKVLVLGLLTSLKEGKYHLEDDTGHIELDLSNASFHSGLFTVNCFVLVEGCYEDNVLHAEAVGLPPPELPAVTRERMSMKNENYFGGSARKNVKTDPQLHQLEKENGEAMFVVLSDVWLDKLEVMEKLRVLFSGYAQVPPTAFILCGNFFSEWQSRKKLEEMQKAFTALGNLIAEFPDLAANTRFIFVPGPSDPGPSTIFPRPPLPRCVTEPLRKKVRSAVFATNPCRLVYCTQEMVVLREDLVGKMCRNSVHFPQDCDLAPHVARTIVNQCHLAPLPLHTVPVYWNFDHCMSLYPTPDVIIIADKDKAFSTTHSGTTVFNPGSFFSSESPFKVYFPSARRQGV, encoded by the exons GTGGAGTTCCTATTGGGTGCCAGCTGTCGGCAGAAGAAGGTGCTGGTGCTGGGCCTTCTGACGTcactgaaggaagggaaataccaCCTGGAGGACGACACCGGACACATCGAACTGGACCTCTCCAACGCAAGCTTCCACTCAG GCCTGTTCACCGTCAACTGCTTTGTGCTGGTGGAGGGCTGCTACGAGGACAATGTGTTGCATGCGGAGGCCGTGGGTTTGCCGCCCCCCGAGCTGCCCGCCGTAACAAG GGAGCGGATGAGCATGAAGAACGAGAACTACTTCGGCGGCTCAGCTCGGAAGAACGTAAAGACCGACCCGCAGCTACACCAGTTGGAGAAGGAGAACGGCGAGGCGATGTTTGTGGTGCTCTCGGACGTGTGGCTCGACAAGTTGGAG GTTATGGAGAAGCTGCGGGTGCTGTTCAGTGGCTACGCGCAGGTCCCCCCAACGGCCTTCATCCTCTGCGGGAACTTCTTCTCCGAGTGGCAGAGCAGGAAAAAG CTTGAGGAGATGCAGAAAGCCTTCACAGCGCTGGGCAACCTCATCGCCGAGTTCCCCGACCTGGCCGCCAACACTCGCTTCATCTTCGTGCCGGGACCCAGCGACCCGGGACCATCAACCATCTTTCCCAG GCCGCCGCTGCCCAGGTGTGTCACTGAGCCCCTGCGGAAGAAGGTTCGCTCGGCCGTCTTCGCCACCAACCCTTGCCGGCTGGTCTACTGTACGCAGGAGATGGTGGTGCTGCGGGAGGACCTGGTGGGAAAGATGTGCCGGAACTCTGTCCACTTCCCGCAGGACTGTGATCTCGCGCCTCAT GTTGCCAGGACCATCGTGAACCAGTGCCACCTCGCCCCGCTGCCGCTCCACACAGTGCCGGTCTACTGGAACTTCGATCACTGCATGTCGCTCTACCCCACACCAGACGTCATCATCATCGCCGACAAGGACAAGGCTTTTAGCACCACCCACAGCGGCACCACAGTATTCAACccg GGCTCCTTCTTCAGCAGCGAGTCTCCTTTCAAGGTGTATTTCCCCTCGGCGCGGAGACAAG GTGTGTGA